Genomic segment of Salvia splendens isolate huo1 chromosome 12, SspV2, whole genome shotgun sequence:
cggtaagctcggcttaccgagctggaactagcctggaactagccgagaagaagaagaagaaggcagaagtcggtaagctcagcggtaaggaagctcggtatggaagctcggtatggaagctcggcgttgagctggaatgagctgagaaggaagagttcggttgtaagccgagaatgagttcggtattgagccgaggaaggagctcggtcttgaaccgagaaggtagaagcaacctagccgaactagccgttggagcagcagttagttagctgagatgtagcggttattcttcttgctttcttgattcttcttgtagttagttagtagcagttgctacgtgattatagagctttaaatagctcaccatgtatgtagtttaggatagagttttatcaataaagagttttccagttttctctccaagattatcatcttcaatactcaaagtgtgagtgtgtgtgtttcctgcattgtgtgatctcatacaacagtgagtgtgtgtgtgatcttattgagggtgtgaaagccttgtgtgcgtaaatcccaacaagtggcgccgtctgtgggaaagggatattgaagctgatttgcagaggatcaaacggtttcagagatggcagcaaggcttgatgcagagaagttcacaggcaagaatgattatggcctgtggaagatgaagatgaaggcggttttaattcaacaaggcttggcggcagttcttgcaaaaccggatgagaaaggaaaggctccagtgcttgatgaaaaggctcaggcaaagatggaggagatgcagctcaaggcacattctgcagtgattctgtgccttggagataaggtcttgagggaagttcaagaagccaagactgcggtggagatcttggacaagttagatgaagtttacttggccaaatccttggcaaaccggctgtatctcaagaagaggctgtatgcctatagtttttctggagataggtccatcattgagcagctagaggagttcaacaagatcattgatgacctgggatctgttgatgtcaagatctcagatgaggataaggccattctcacattgaatgccttgcctagctcgtatgaccagctaagtgatgcaattatctatggaagagataaacctatcacctatgcagaagtctattcagccttgatggccaaagaactccagaagacagccaacagaggctctgcaagctccaatgttcaagctgcagaggccctgaatgtgaagaagttcaagaagcagaacttcaagaagaagtttgagggccctaaaccctcaagttcagatgctcagaaggaaaccagagcttgctattggtgcaagaaacctggacatttgaagaaagattgtcatgcatggaagagaaagatggcctcagagggacacaatcaatctgattgtgtggagagtgctgatccccctgctcaactcatgaatatcagtgacagtggggtcagtcataggtggataatggactcggggtgcagcttccatatgtgccccaatagaagctggtttcatgatcttcaagaagcatcgggtacggttgttcttggtaataaccacatttgtcagatcaaaggaatagggaaggtaaagctaagcctacaagatggctctataaagatcctaactggggtaaggtatattccagaagtaaagaggaacctcatctcattgggaatgctggaacagaaagggttcaccatattgatgagtcaaggaaaattgtttgtgaaatctggagatgcagtgatgatggaggctgacagatagcatattctctattatctgaaggctaaggctgttgatggagaaagcaatgcagtgtcagatgattccataatgctatggcacaagagattgggccacccagccgaaggaagcttgaaagaactcatcaggaagggtctgatctctggagatttcaacaagatggacccctgtgagcaatgtatacttggaaaggctaagaaggcaccctatcctacaggtattcactcttctacagcccctttagactacatacatagtgatctttgggggccttcaccggtgtgttcaattggtggaggaaagtactatctagctatcattgatgactatacaagaaagttgtgggtatatattcttaaagaaaaatctgaaacactcacaaagttcaagatatggtgtaaggaggttgagctagagaagggtagaagtgttaaatgcttaaggacagacaatggcctagagttcttgtctgctgagtttgatctgttctgtaaagagaagggtatgaagaggcaccggactgttcctggtaatcctcagcaaaatggtgttgtggaaaggatgaataggacaatcctagagagggtgaggtgcttacttcttgggtctggtttgagcagcagattctggggtgaggctgtgtatacagcagcctatctcatcaataaatgcccatctactgccctgaaacctgaaactcctgattacatgtggtatggagctcatagtgactactcaaaatacaaggtgtttgggtgtgcagcctatgctcatgctaggcaaagtaagcttgaagctagggctctgaaatatatcttgctggggtatcagagaggtgttaaggggtataggctctggtgcattgagcccggtaagcagaaggtcttggtgagtagggatgtggtgttcttggaggatcagatgccattcctgaaagataagccggactccaatgaagatgagggtgatttcttcaaggtggagcctgtgggggttggcctaggagcaggtggagttattgactcagggagtgagtctgattcagataaagaagaggctccaactcagggcaaccaggctggtgagtctatatcagactctatcagagactatcagcttgcaagggacagagttagaagagaaacaaggccaccaacaaagttctctgatgttgtgtattatgctctgtgtgctgctgaaggtattgatggtgcagatccactcacatataaagaagctatgcagagtaaagatagagaaagatggattgaagccatgaatgaggaaatagagtctttactcaagaacaaaacatggattttggtggacaaatccaagctgaatacagatggaaaggagaggaagctgatcagttgcaagtggttgtttaaaaagaaggtagaaaccactgataaagacagaatcaggttcaaggcaaggctggtggctagaggctttacacagcaggagggaatcgatttcaatgaagtgtttgcacctgttgtgaagcacacttcgattaggattctattggctgtggtgaatcagcttgactgggagctacaacagcttgatgtgaagacagccttcctcaatggagatctagaggaaactatcttcatggaacagccagagggctatgtgaagattggagaagaaggcaaggtgtgcctgttacagaaaagtctttatggacttaagcaaagtcctagacagtggaataagaagtttgatgcacagatgaagaagattggcttctccaagtcagaatatgatgattgcatctacatcaagaaggcaggcaagactcccattgcctacctattactctatgtggatgatatgctacttgcagggccttctatgacagaaattcagaaagttaaacaagatctgaagtcaagctttgaaatgaaggatctaggagagtcaaggaagatcctaggcatacatattcagagagatagaggctgcaagaagctgtggatgctgcaaactgattatattgagaaagtgttgcagagattcaaaatggaaaatgcaaaagctgcatcaactcctctgtcccagagttttaagctatcaaaggaacaagcccctaaaactaagcaagaggctgatgagatggaggctatcccttatgctagtgtggttggaagtgttatgtacactatgatttgtacaagaccagatttggctcatgctatctcagtgactagcagatacatggcagacccaggaaaggagcattggaatgcccttaagtggatattgaggtacatgaagtcaactaaggactgggggattgtgttcaatggctgggaaggtgaatctgaggaggttgtgcagggctattgtgatgcagactatgctgcaaacctggacaacagaaagtcccaaacaggttatcttttcaccatgtttggaactgtagtcagctggaagtcagggttgcaaagtgttgttgctctctcaacaacagaatcagagtatatagctctcactgcagctgtacaggagagtttttggattcagggagtgatttctgactttggttttgaccaaaagacaatggtgattcattgtgacagcagctcagctatgtgcttggctaaacatccgggttttcatgaaaggagcaagcacatagacataaagttgcatttcattagagatgagattgaaaaggggagagtgaaggtgattaagattaacaccttgcacaatccggctgacatgctaacaaagtctctaggtagagacaagtttgatcattgcaagaaatggatcaatgtttgtgcaagaactgagatgagccctcaggtggagaattgtaataatggagtgctcatttcagttggaagaagctcggctagaaaggagttcggtaagctcggcttaccgagctggaactagcctggaactagccgagaagaagaagaagaagaaggcagaagtcggtaagctcagcggtaaggaagctcggtatggaagctcggcgttgagctggaatgagccgagaaggaagagttcggttgtaagccgagaatgagttcggtattgagccgaggaaggagctcggtcttgaaccgagaaggtagaagcaacctagccgaactagccgttggagcagcagttagttagctgagatgtagcggttattcttcttgctttcttgattcttcttgtagttagttagtagcagttgctacgtgattatagagctttaaatagctcaccatgtatgtagtttaggatagagttttatcaataaagagttttccagttttctctccaagattatcatcttcaatactcaaagtgtgagtgtgtgtgtttcctgcattgtgtgatctcatacaacagtgagtgtgtgtgtgatcttattgagggtgtgaaagccttgtgtgcgtaaatcccaacagcAAATGTTATTGATTATTTTTCTGTTTATATATTTCAACCTTCTATAAATATTTCCTTTATCTCATTTCTCACATCTCATCAATTCCTCTAGTTTTCTTtaggggtgagcattcgggtttcggttcgattttttgCCCAAGCCGAACCGAAACTGAAAAactgaatttagttcaaaacccAAATCGAAAAATCGAAAACCAAATTTCAAAAACCGAACTAAATcgaaaaaactgaaattttcaaaaaaaccgaaaaaccgaaaaaaatatggactatatatttatataatagtatattttattttataatatactaatagaatataaatatatatataatataaaattaatagaatatatataatacatattatataaaatagagtattatataatatattaaattaatagaatacatatatataatattataattaaaatataattcattttttcaatttttcggttttttttttcgcctgaaccaaaccgaaaaatcgaattttttgtattttaaaaaccgaaccgaaaaatcgaaaaaatcgaaccaaatttcaaaatttcgattTGGTTCgattcggatattcggttttcgatttttttggTCACCCCTTTTGTTTCTTATATCTCTTCCAATTCTCCTATTTCTTCACTTCACTTCACTTCACTTCACTCAACAAAATCAAAGGGCAtgaatccaatccaatccaatccaatccaatccaatccctCTGAGTGCAAGATTTCAACCATCTTTGAAAGCGCAAGAGCCCAGTGTAGAAGGATATTTCTTTAAGTCATTGACTATTTCTACAATTTGTAGAGTATGGTAGAGCGGCTCAAGCAAAACAGATATTTGAATAAAGACGTTTGAAGTGTTTGATACAGATATTAATAAGTCTTTCTTCAAGTACGTGGACGAGACACAAAATAATGAATGACAATGTGAAGTTAGTTCTATGACGATATTGACTGTGGTCAAATGGAGTCTTCACAAAGTAGCAAAGAAGAAAGCAAAGGGGAGACGTCACGATTTCAACCGCAATTCAGATCAATCAATCTACTGATATGGCAAAAACATTTGGTACAATAACTCAAGGCAATTGTGATCAATGTGTAGTGCAAAGTGTTGTCCAAAGAGCAATGCCGAACAAGTTAACAATAAATCACGAAAACTTTGTCAATATTGTGATTTGTCGCTTTCTATTTATCAAATCATGTACTagtattttgtattttgatcatctaacttttttattttcaattatgtAATGACACCATGTGTATCTGTTCGTCAACAAACCCACTTGCTATTCACCAATTCGACTTCACCGTTCAAAAGGGATCTTTCCCTGCAAAAGAACATGTAATAAAATGACACTCGAAGATGGAAAGCCAAAGAGACTAACCTTATTTATTAATCACAATTTCAAAGAAACTGTTTCTCACGACTAAATACATGTATACCGAATTCGTTTCCTCTCTCCCAATGTAAATTTATACAATTCTTTATCTAGCTTCCATGATGCATTTATGCAACCCTCTAACTCAACTGAGAAATGAACTGGAAGCTTTTGACTCTCCAACTCCCAGCTCAGTTTCTTCTAGGCATGCATTAACTACAAGGCAGAACAGACTCATTTGACCAAAACTAAATTGAACAAATATCCAATTTACCCGGAATACTTGTCTGCTATTTCTCACTGAATGAATGCTTCTGTCGTATTTGGGTTGAAGAATGAACTAATCGACCGCTGCTTTGTTTCTCCAGTTAGAAGGCTTGGACAATCCATCAAAGATCGGGCTAGTCATGGCCGCAGCAGAAAGAGCCTGAAAATCTTGTTTCAAACTCCACTTTGATGTCGGCCATATGAATGACAAGGCACCGTCGTCTGAATCCTGCAAACTCAATACACTTGGAGACTTCTTTACCCCATTAATGTCATCATTTAGGAAGGAATCCCCCAACCCTATAGGAATGGGGTTAAACCCTCCTACTTCACTATCAGCTTCGAGTGACACTGTACGGCCAGCTGACTTTGGCCTGAGAGCCAGGCCTTTGCCTGTAATAGCTGAAACTGCAGTACCACTATTGTTTTCCTCCTTCAAAAGCTTTTCTGAAGTAAAATCAGCATCGGATTTTTGACGGCGTCTTACCAACTTGTCAATCCATTTGGCTGAGCCATTACTTTCAGCTCCTTGCAAGAAATCTTGATCAATGAGACTGCCATTCTCTGAATCTAAACAATCAGCTGCACTTTTTGACTTTCTATAATGGCTAAGTGGTGGGTTAGAAATAGATGATTTAAGAAGTGGCCCATCCTCTAGATAATGAGCTCCCCCTTTTTGGTATGTTCCCATTTCACGGCCTTCTCCAGCATCTTTTATGTGTGCTGATTTAATTCCATAATAACCTTGCATCCTGCTCATGGATGGAGAGACTTTCTTTTCGGAAGTAGATTTCAATTTCAATgatgaaaatgaatcaaataaaTCAGAGTGTCTACGACTTGATAATGTCTGTTGAGTATTGCTTGGCCTGCAAGTGGACACCAAATTAAGCTACTTGATCAAACTCCAAACTATATGTTACTATTTGGTATGACTACGACACTGCTCAACTACAATGCCTAAGCTAGAAAGCTCACACAGAATGGGCACAGAAGAAAAGAAGAGGAAACAGAAGAAATGTAAACTACTGCGTATAGGTTTCCATAAGGAATAGACTTACTGTTATAGATAATCTATCCTTTAGAATGAGACAAATACAGAGATCAAGTAAGACTAACAGccttaaaaaattgaaaacaaccAGTTTCTTCTTCCATTAGATTTCCTCAATTAACCCAACAAACATAGAGATCAGCTAAAATATCATAGCATGTTCATAAACTGAACACAAAGTATCAGGTTCTATGGTATGATTAGTCCATGTTCTGACATGAATACCAGATACACTATTACAgcttgaaatttgaaaatatccTGGAAAGTTAACTATGTACGATAATGAGAACAAATCATGTACCTTGGAGGAATCTTGTGGCCATTTGATAAGACAGGCGAAGGGGGATGCCTCCCAGGAAGTGGGATTTGAATTGTTTTAAGGGCAAACATTTGGAGATCTGTCACCAATCCATTTAGCCTTTTTATATCAGCAACCTACGCCAGATATAAAAGTTTTTAACTACGAACACAAGCTTAACAAAGCATATCGGCTTATTTTATGAAATTCCAACGAAATTGGGAGCGAACCACGAAAACAGGTACACATTTCCAGCAAGAAGATAGAATTCGAACGATAATTAGTATGACTTTGCAGCCGAATAACTACACGGAGCACAAGCAAAGTACAGAAATCGCACACATAGAAAACTAGAAAGTTCCTAGACGGAATCGAACAAGTTAATAGGACTATAATCAACTTATAAAAAGAGAgttataatgaaaaaaaatatccatgaaTACCACGACACCGTATTTGATGGCGACGCCGGCAAGCGTGTCGTATTTAGACACGGTGTGGACTACG
This window contains:
- the LOC121758867 gene encoding uncharacterized protein LOC121758867, with the translated sequence MERQGFLGMKESSAELYHTGTLRSSSPTRSVPIFPPPSSAAGVGANGGLNYVVHTVSKYDTLAGVAIKYGVVVADIKRLNGLVTDLQMFALKTIQIPLPGRHPPSPVLSNGHKIPPRPSNTQQTLSSRRHSDLFDSFSSLKLKSTSEKKVSPSMSRMQGYYGIKSAHIKDAGEGREMGTYQKGGAHYLEDGPLLKSSISNPPLSHYRKSKSAADCLDSENGSLIDQDFLQGAESNGSAKWIDKLVRRRQKSDADFTSEKLLKEENNSGTAVSAITGKGLALRPKSAGRTVSLEADSEVGGFNPIPIGLGDSFLNDDINGVKKSPSVLSLQDSDDGALSFIWPTSKWSLKQDFQALSAAAMTSPIFDGLSKPSNWRNKAAVD